In a single window of the Bactrocera dorsalis isolate Fly_Bdor chromosome 2, ASM2337382v1, whole genome shotgun sequence genome:
- the LOC109579276 gene encoding uncharacterized protein LOC109579276, protein MHHSRSVAQLKQQQHRIWQRDYRAYIRMCAYYRHRSVVGITGGGGGGTYTPTHTPTIQAHTQYFMLNIQKHLLKRMNIYCRNIAVIIHKVNTINKFKFDKFSKKKNSRMLQGVMGLRVTSSMMRHCIMMLGK, encoded by the coding sequence ATGCACCATTCGCGTTCGGTGGcgcaactaaaacaacaacaacaccgtaTTTGGCAGCGCGACTATCGCGCCTACATTCGTATGTGTGCATACTATCGGCATCGTTCCGTAGTAGGCATAaccggcggcggcggcggcggtacGTACACGCCCACCCACACACCCACCATACAAGCGCATACGCAATATTTTATGTTGAACATTCAAAAGCACTTGCTAAAACGTATGAACATTTATTGTCGCAATATAGCGGTAATTATTCACAAGGTGAATACGATCAATAAGTTTAAGTTCGACAAGTTTAGCAAGAAGAAAAACTCTCGTATGCTACAGGGTGTAATGGGTTTACGTGTGACGTCATCAATGATGCGACATTGCATCATGATGCTCGGTAAGTAG